A single region of the Pseudomonas solani genome encodes:
- a CDS encoding TolC family protein: MLSTFKPVFHARRELLATCLLLCTANASAEQGFADKLERVLREHQLVRMVDADVETAREQVAVEKTAYFPKLTVNGSAGKQHIDRENGGNASYDPSEASVGINQLITDFGATSSRVQAAKVVLIKEEAERELQVQNLTLAAIEAQLQVIQAQRTQAYARQSEQNIKQQTSLENARMEAGRGYATDVLQAKSQLAGAEARRVMADSRMREALNRYRVIFGESTLAADGLEALAVPGASLPASEVDIIESVRQQNPDVLAAIKRAEVTLAERDAARSKELMPRLSFRLSQAHFDDYDGSPGRRDDTKAMVNFDWQFDLGMRADHVTRAADQAVLSAEEKADYVRIQAIEEARNAWDSWQTSRERSEHLRNQVNIAESFLDLARKEREMGRRSLLDILNGEVGLINAQSDATAAGIDEIIAAYRLLRATGRLSPELFRQPGIVVPADQALPLAALDAGQGSAR, encoded by the coding sequence ATGCTTTCTACTTTCAAACCCGTCTTCCACGCGCGGCGAGAGCTGCTCGCCACCTGCCTGCTGCTGTGCACGGCGAATGCTTCGGCCGAGCAGGGTTTCGCCGACAAGCTCGAACGCGTCCTGCGCGAGCACCAGTTGGTGCGCATGGTCGACGCCGACGTGGAGACCGCCCGCGAGCAGGTCGCTGTCGAGAAGACCGCCTATTTCCCCAAGCTCACTGTCAACGGCAGTGCCGGCAAGCAGCACATCGACCGTGAAAACGGCGGGAATGCCAGCTACGACCCCTCCGAGGCCAGCGTCGGTATCAACCAGCTGATCACCGACTTCGGCGCCACCTCGTCCCGGGTGCAGGCCGCCAAGGTGGTGCTGATCAAGGAAGAGGCCGAGCGCGAGCTGCAGGTGCAGAACCTGACCCTGGCCGCCATCGAGGCGCAGCTGCAGGTGATCCAGGCCCAGCGCACCCAGGCCTACGCCCGCCAGTCGGAACAGAACATCAAGCAGCAGACCTCCCTGGAGAACGCGCGCATGGAGGCCGGCCGCGGCTACGCCACCGACGTGCTGCAGGCCAAGTCGCAACTGGCCGGTGCCGAGGCGCGCCGCGTGATGGCCGACAGCCGCATGCGCGAAGCCCTGAACCGCTACCGGGTGATCTTCGGCGAGTCCACCCTCGCCGCCGATGGCCTGGAGGCCCTGGCCGTTCCCGGTGCCAGCCTGCCGGCATCCGAAGTGGACATCATCGAAAGCGTGCGCCAGCAGAACCCCGACGTGCTGGCCGCCATCAAGCGCGCCGAGGTGACCCTCGCCGAGCGCGATGCTGCCCGCAGCAAGGAGCTGATGCCGCGCCTGTCGTTCCGCCTGAGCCAGGCCCACTTCGACGATTACGACGGCTCCCCGGGCCGCCGCGACGACACCAAGGCCATGGTCAACTTCGACTGGCAGTTCGACCTCGGCATGCGTGCCGACCACGTCACCCGCGCCGCCGACCAGGCCGTGCTGAGTGCCGAGGAGAAGGCCGACTACGTGCGCATCCAGGCCATCGAGGAAGCCCGCAACGCCTGGGACTCCTGGCAGACCTCCCGCGAGCGCTCCGAGCACCTGCGCAACCAGGTGAACATCGCCGAGAGCTTCCTCGACCTGGCGCGCAAGGAGCGCGAGATGGGCCGCCGTTCGCTGCTGGACATCCTCAACGGCGAGGTCGGCCTGATCAACGCCCAGAGCGACGCCACCGCCGCCGGTATCGACGAGATCATCGCCGCCTACCGCCTGCTGCGCGCCACCGGCCGCCTCAGCCCCGAGCTGTTCCGCCAGCCGGGCATCGTCGTGCCGGCCGACCAGGCGCTGCCCCTGGCCGCCCTCGATGCCGGCCAGGGCAGCGCCCGCTGA
- a CDS encoding TonB-dependent siderophore receptor, translating to MTNRHRLARTLLASALLATLAAPMQAHSSEAASEQRQPQFQFDIPSQPLLDALGEFTATTGIAVLRTTEEQLAGQAPAVRGRYTADQAMGLLLQGSGLSFRHGAGSITLERPSGDGTLDLSQIDISASGQQSAFGPVSGYVATAAGTATKTDTPIIETPQSISVVTRDQITDIHAQSLRDVLGYTAGVIATEADDRLTDTFVLRGFQISGSTFRDGMRYMSNIYDGTQEPYGMERVEVLRGASSVLFGQAAPGGIINVVSKLPTREELHEIKAETGSNDRHQLATDHGGALTDTLSYRFTALQRKSDTTTDHVPDDRTYIAPSLTWQPDDATSLTLLASYQKSRTAYVYGLPAEGTVLPNPNGHISRHTFTGEPGYDKSVITAWDIGYRFEHAFNDDLKVRQNLRYFESENDMPSVWLDSFIDPQMTTVARGAQDRVDDSRNFVVDTQLEARFHHQRVEQTVLAGVDYGDRHLQTDRYDYDLTPLNVFNPVYGGTFTARGPAPFSSRNRTRQSGIYLQDQIKFDEKWVLLLGGRQDWAKQKEDALYGNDRSRQDSDAFTTRVGLVYLADNGLAPFVSYSESFEPQAGRSRAGQDFDPTEGEQYEIGIRYQPPGSNALYSAALYQLTRSNVLTTDPVNTNFQVQTGEIRSRGLELEAKADIGSNASVTASYAYTQAEVTKSNSGNEGQKTGGMPRNMFSVWGDYRFGQVGPGELRAGTGVRYVDEVPGLFSTRIVAPSYTLVDAMLGYAMGPWDLTLNVTNLTDEDYLSYTYAAFYGAERQVTAGVAYRW from the coding sequence ATGACCAACCGCCACCGCCTGGCCCGGACCCTGCTCGCCAGCGCCCTGCTCGCCACCCTCGCCGCGCCCATGCAGGCCCACAGCAGCGAGGCCGCCAGCGAGCAGCGCCAGCCGCAGTTCCAGTTCGATATCCCCAGCCAGCCGCTGCTCGACGCCCTCGGTGAATTCACCGCCACCACCGGCATCGCCGTGCTGCGCACCACCGAGGAACAGCTCGCCGGCCAGGCTCCCGCAGTGCGCGGCCGCTACACCGCCGACCAGGCCATGGGCCTGCTCCTCCAGGGCAGCGGGCTGAGCTTCCGCCACGGCGCCGGCAGCATCACCCTGGAACGCCCGAGTGGTGACGGCACCCTCGACCTGTCGCAGATCGACATCAGCGCCAGCGGCCAGCAGTCCGCCTTCGGCCCGGTGAGCGGCTACGTGGCCACGGCCGCCGGCACCGCCACCAAGACCGACACGCCGATCATCGAAACGCCGCAATCCATCTCGGTGGTGACCCGCGACCAGATCACCGACATCCACGCCCAGAGCCTGCGTGACGTCCTCGGCTACACCGCCGGGGTGATCGCCACCGAGGCCGACGACCGCCTCACCGACACCTTCGTCCTGCGCGGCTTCCAGATCAGCGGCAGCACCTTCCGCGACGGCATGCGCTACATGAGCAACATCTACGACGGCACCCAGGAGCCCTACGGCATGGAGCGCGTGGAAGTGCTGCGCGGCGCCTCCTCGGTGCTGTTCGGCCAGGCCGCGCCGGGCGGCATCATCAATGTGGTGAGCAAGCTGCCGACCCGCGAGGAACTCCACGAGATCAAGGCCGAAACCGGCAGTAACGACCGCCACCAACTGGCCACCGACCACGGCGGCGCCCTCACCGACACCCTCAGCTACCGCTTCACCGCCCTGCAGCGCAAAAGCGATACCACCACCGACCACGTGCCGGACGACCGCACCTACATCGCCCCGTCCCTCACCTGGCAACCGGACGACGCCACCAGCCTCACCCTGCTGGCCAGCTACCAGAAGAGCCGCACCGCCTACGTCTACGGCCTGCCCGCCGAAGGCACGGTGTTGCCCAACCCCAACGGCCACATCTCCCGCCACACCTTCACCGGTGAGCCGGGCTACGACAAATCGGTGATCACCGCCTGGGACATCGGCTACCGCTTCGAGCACGCCTTCAACGACGACCTCAAGGTGCGCCAGAACCTGCGCTACTTCGAATCGGAAAACGACATGCCGTCGGTGTGGCTCGACAGCTTCATCGACCCGCAGATGACCACCGTCGCACGCGGTGCCCAGGACCGCGTCGACGACTCGCGCAACTTCGTCGTCGACACCCAACTGGAGGCGCGCTTCCATCACCAGCGCGTCGAGCAGACGGTTCTGGCCGGCGTCGACTACGGCGATCGCCACCTGCAGACCGACCGCTACGACTACGACCTGACTCCTCTGAATGTCTTCAACCCGGTCTACGGCGGTACTTTCACCGCCAGGGGCCCTGCGCCATTCAGTTCCAGGAACCGTACCCGCCAGAGCGGCATCTACCTGCAGGACCAGATCAAGTTCGACGAAAAGTGGGTGCTGTTGCTCGGCGGCCGCCAGGACTGGGCCAAGCAGAAGGAAGACGCGCTGTACGGCAACGACCGCTCACGCCAGGACAGCGACGCCTTCACCACGCGCGTGGGCCTGGTCTACCTCGCCGACAACGGCCTGGCGCCCTTCGTCAGCTACAGCGAATCCTTCGAACCCCAGGCAGGCCGTAGCCGTGCCGGCCAGGACTTCGACCCCACCGAAGGCGAGCAATACGAAATCGGCATCCGCTACCAGCCACCCGGCAGCAACGCCCTCTACTCCGCCGCGCTCTACCAGCTGACCCGCAGCAACGTGCTGACCACCGACCCGGTAAACACCAACTTCCAGGTGCAGACCGGTGAGATACGCTCCCGTGGCCTGGAACTGGAGGCCAAGGCCGACATCGGCAGCAACGCCAGCGTCACCGCCTCCTACGCCTACACCCAGGCCGAAGTGACCAAGAGCAACAGCGGCAATGAAGGCCAGAAGACCGGCGGCATGCCCCGCAACATGTTCTCCGTCTGGGGCGACTACCGCTTCGGCCAGGTCGGCCCGGGGGAACTGCGCGCCGGCACCGGCGTGCGCTACGTCGACGAAGTGCCGGGGCTGTTCAGCACCCGCATCGTCGCGCCTTCCTACACCCTGGTGGACGCCATGCTCGGCTACGCCATGGGCCCCTGGGACCTCACCCTCAACGTCACCAACCTCACCGACGAGGACTACCTCAGCTACACCTACGCCGCCTTCTACGGCGCCGAACGCCAGGTCACGGCCGGCGTCGCCTATCGCTGGTAA
- a CDS encoding FecR family protein, which translates to MKTSPEQQARQDRQDTATRWYVRLQNPQLPASERLGFRRWLDSDPANAEAFQAVEQLWQKLGEPARQLAGDGWHRRRPVQRQRWPALAAACVLGLAVGVLLWRDPGVLQRYTADHASAPGTQLQVTLADGSHVLLDADSALDLHFSPGERRVTLLRGRAWFDVSHDANRPFVVESPGLRTRVLGTAFAVDASGQGERVTVSRGRVEVRGNAADSLVTLIPNQQASLDGSGLHGPETVNSERALAWQRGLLIFDRASLGEVLDSLQHLGHPPVVLLDESLRKQRISGTFRTSDPQAVLSALSIELGLKTTRIPGLAVVLHR; encoded by the coding sequence GTGAAGACCTCGCCCGAACAGCAAGCACGGCAGGATCGCCAGGACACGGCGACCCGCTGGTACGTGCGCCTGCAGAACCCGCAGTTGCCGGCGAGCGAACGCCTGGGCTTCCGCCGCTGGCTGGACAGCGACCCGGCCAACGCCGAAGCCTTCCAGGCGGTGGAGCAGCTCTGGCAAAAACTCGGCGAGCCCGCCCGGCAACTCGCCGGCGATGGCTGGCACCGCCGCCGCCCCGTGCAACGCCAGCGCTGGCCGGCACTGGCCGCCGCCTGCGTGCTCGGCCTGGCGGTGGGCGTGCTGCTCTGGCGCGACCCCGGCGTGCTGCAGCGCTACACCGCCGACCACGCCAGCGCCCCCGGCACCCAGCTGCAAGTGACCCTGGCCGATGGCAGCCACGTGCTGCTGGATGCCGACAGCGCCCTGGACCTGCACTTCAGCCCCGGCGAACGCCGCGTCACCCTGCTGCGCGGGCGCGCCTGGTTCGACGTCAGCCACGACGCCAACCGCCCCTTCGTGGTGGAAAGCCCGGGGCTGCGCACCCGCGTGCTCGGCACCGCCTTCGCCGTCGACGCCAGCGGCCAGGGCGAGCGGGTCACGGTCAGCCGCGGACGGGTGGAGGTCCGGGGCAACGCCGCCGACTCGCTCGTCACCCTGATCCCCAACCAGCAGGCCAGCCTCGACGGCAGCGGCCTGCACGGCCCGGAAACGGTCAACAGTGAACGCGCCCTGGCCTGGCAACGCGGCCTGCTGATCTTCGATCGCGCCAGCCTCGGCGAAGTGCTCGACAGCCTCCAGCACCTCGGCCACCCGCCCGTCGTGCTGCTGGACGAGAGCCTGCGCAAGCAGCGCATCTCCGGCACCTTCCGCACCAGCGATCCCCAGGCGGTGCTCAGCGCCCTGAGCATCGAACTGGGCCTGAAGACCACGCGCATACCCGGCTTGGCGGTGGTCCTGCACCGCTGA
- a CDS encoding response regulator transcription factor: MIDLILLEDEPILAEELSEFLGESGYRVTLADSLASFADTFDEQRHHLAIIDLGLPDGDGLDLIHQLRERGSTLGIVAFTARGSTDHRVAGFRVGADHYLAKGCDLEELAAVLEALRRRLGLQRGGTRWELELASRQLKTPNQQHLRLSHQDMLVLHCLMQRAGDIVSRREIVRALDEDYMTYDQRRLDTQIRRLRRNVEQAAGLELPLKTLRNTGYCFYEKVRIVA; encoded by the coding sequence ATGATTGATCTGATTCTGCTCGAAGATGAACCCATTCTCGCCGAGGAACTGAGTGAGTTCCTCGGCGAATCCGGCTACCGGGTCACCCTGGCGGACAGCCTGGCGAGCTTCGCCGACACCTTCGACGAACAGCGCCACCACCTCGCGATCATCGACCTGGGCCTGCCCGACGGCGACGGCCTCGACCTGATCCACCAGCTGCGCGAGCGCGGCAGCACCCTCGGCATCGTCGCCTTCACCGCGCGCGGCTCCACCGACCACCGGGTCGCTGGCTTCCGCGTGGGCGCCGACCACTACCTGGCCAAGGGCTGCGACCTGGAAGAACTGGCAGCAGTGCTCGAAGCCCTGCGCCGGCGCCTCGGCCTGCAGCGCGGCGGCACCCGCTGGGAACTGGAACTGGCCTCGCGCCAGCTGAAGACGCCCAACCAGCAGCACCTGCGCCTGTCCCACCAGGACATGCTGGTGCTGCACTGCCTGATGCAACGCGCCGGCGACATCGTCTCGCGCCGGGAGATCGTCCGCGCCCTCGACGAGGACTACATGACCTACGACCAGCGCCGCCTGGACACGCAGATCCGCCGCCTGCGGCGCAACGTCGAGCAGGCCGCCGGCCTGGAGCTTCCGCTCAAGACCCTGCGCAACACCGGCTACTGCTTCTACGAGAAGGTGCGCATCGTCGCCTGA
- a CDS encoding sensor histidine kinase: MTRPLAFLLFCLCLLFSWQAGANTLHLGERSKGTQGYLERLDDPDGRLDAAGAMQSSDWKALPGSLNAGFTRSVIWLRLQVQAGADSPERWMLTLNNALIDSAILYDYETDGAPQERRSGESINRKTWEVDYRTPSFALSLQPDQPRWLLLRLEARNAMSVSVRLMPAAEFGDRTRVEYLGSGLYFGIYLALIVFHSVFWRMTRAPESGWYLIYVSCCIAIESLSYGLPQQIFGIPGSISDRLLGCGLAASLPLGFIFAQRQLRPRDMVSARRVLTVLSVVIGLASATAVLAGHYQTGAPLVQITSLLTIPLLIGMAVRMLFQGHASARVFLLIFGIYYAGVIVSFLRNLGIVPTSFATDNAAALGTLLHMLLMSMRIINHYRKLKDDKSRAESRLKHVLQDQNAHLERQIDARTLELRDEIRRRTELEGELRELLRQEQRIREEQRDFVAMVSHEFRTPLAIIATSAQQIARNLGSAPERNEQRCQNIRESTSRLLTLVDNYLNHDRMAETSTELRHTEQNLPELLARSTSDVPPGRTRIEYHSQRQTLSCDTGLTRIALRNLIANADRHAPADSVIRLDVRERADAGMLDIRVVNEGPEIPREQAPLLFQKYFRGSQAQQSPGAGLGLYLVKRIATLHGGEVKLESTGKDGPICFRLSLPMEPLGHGAA; the protein is encoded by the coding sequence ATGACCCGTCCCCTTGCTTTCCTGCTGTTCTGCCTGTGCCTGCTGTTCTCCTGGCAGGCAGGCGCCAACACCCTGCACCTCGGCGAGCGGAGCAAGGGCACCCAAGGGTACCTGGAGCGCCTGGACGACCCGGATGGCCGCCTCGACGCCGCCGGCGCCATGCAATCGAGCGACTGGAAGGCACTGCCCGGCTCGCTCAACGCCGGCTTCACCCGCAGCGTGATCTGGCTGCGCCTGCAGGTGCAGGCCGGGGCGGATTCCCCCGAACGCTGGATGCTGACGCTGAATAACGCACTGATCGATAGCGCCATCCTCTATGACTACGAAACCGACGGCGCGCCACAGGAACGGCGCAGCGGCGAATCCATCAACCGCAAGACCTGGGAAGTGGACTACCGCACGCCCTCCTTCGCCCTCAGCCTGCAGCCCGACCAGCCGCGCTGGCTGCTGCTGCGCCTGGAGGCACGCAACGCCATGTCGGTGAGCGTGCGCCTGATGCCCGCCGCCGAATTCGGCGACCGCACCCGCGTGGAATACCTGGGCTCGGGCCTGTACTTCGGCATCTACCTGGCGCTGATCGTCTTCCACAGCGTGTTCTGGCGCATGACCCGCGCACCGGAAAGCGGCTGGTACCTGATCTACGTGAGCTGCTGCATCGCCATCGAGAGCCTCAGCTACGGCCTGCCGCAACAGATCTTCGGCATCCCCGGGAGCATCAGCGACCGCTTGCTGGGCTGCGGCCTGGCGGCCAGCCTGCCGCTGGGCTTCATCTTCGCCCAGCGCCAGCTGAGGCCCAGGGACATGGTGAGCGCGCGGCGCGTGCTCACGGTGCTCAGCGTGGTCATCGGCCTCGCCTCCGCCACGGCGGTGCTCGCCGGGCACTACCAGACCGGCGCACCGCTGGTGCAGATCACCTCCTTGCTGACCATCCCGCTGCTGATCGGCATGGCCGTGCGCATGCTGTTCCAGGGCCATGCCTCGGCGCGGGTGTTCCTGCTGATCTTCGGCATCTACTACGCCGGGGTGATCGTCAGCTTCCTGCGCAACCTCGGCATCGTCCCCACCTCCTTCGCCACCGACAATGCCGCCGCCCTCGGCACCCTGCTGCACATGCTCCTGATGAGCATGCGCATCATCAACCACTACCGGAAGCTGAAGGACGACAAGAGCCGCGCCGAGAGCAGGCTCAAGCACGTGCTGCAGGACCAGAACGCCCACCTCGAACGGCAGATCGACGCCCGCACCCTGGAGCTGCGCGACGAGATCCGCCGGCGCACCGAGCTGGAGGGCGAGCTGCGCGAGCTGCTGCGCCAGGAGCAGCGCATCCGCGAGGAGCAGCGCGACTTCGTGGCCATGGTCTCCCACGAGTTCCGCACGCCGCTGGCGATCATCGCCACCTCGGCCCAGCAGATCGCCCGCAACCTCGGCAGCGCCCCGGAACGCAACGAGCAGCGCTGCCAGAACATCCGCGAATCCACCTCACGCCTGCTGACCCTGGTGGACAACTACCTCAACCACGACCGCATGGCCGAGACCAGCACCGAGCTGCGCCACACCGAGCAGAACCTGCCGGAGCTGCTGGCGCGCAGCACCAGCGACGTGCCCCCCGGGCGTACCCGCATCGAGTACCACAGCCAGCGCCAGACCCTGAGCTGCGACACCGGCCTGACCCGCATCGCCCTGCGCAACCTGATCGCCAACGCCGACCGCCATGCCCCGGCCGATAGCGTGATCCGTCTCGATGTGCGCGAGCGCGCGGACGCGGGGATGCTCGACATCCGCGTGGTCAACGAGGGCCCGGAAATCCCCCGCGAGCAGGCGCCGCTGCTGTTCCAGAAGTACTTCCGTGGCAGCCAGGCCCAGCAATCCCCCGGCGCCGGCCTCGGCCTCTACCTGGTCAAGCGCATCGCCACCCTGCACGGCGGCGAGGTCAAGCTGGAAAGCACCGGCAAGGACGGCCCCATCTGCTTCCGCCTGAGCCTGCCGATGGAGCCGCTGGGGCACGGGGCCGCCTGA
- a CDS encoding response regulator transcription factor produces MKERSQATSPATVLRRVGGSATPLARMRLLVVEAAPDSQPDLCLRLLGKVGFVTMSTVDTLLEAEVALFGPHVVLLELAGEGKAGLELAARIRTLWPGVGLVLLTEPGRLDQRLAGYALGADHCLGRAVAEDELLSAMEALMRRLGMQAAPLGDCWVIDAREQVLSAPDGQQLELSRKECRILGLLREAPEQTANRRVLAEGLGEDYLTYDERRLEAIVSRLRRKIAGLDGAPAPIRSLRNQGYAFIGRLLCAG; encoded by the coding sequence GTGAAAGAACGCAGCCAGGCAACCTCACCGGCCACCGTCCTGCGCCGGGTGGGAGGAAGCGCCACGCCGCTCGCGCGTATGCGCCTGCTGGTGGTGGAGGCCGCACCGGATAGCCAGCCGGACCTGTGCCTGCGCCTGCTGGGCAAGGTCGGCTTCGTCACCATGAGCACCGTCGACACCCTGCTGGAGGCGGAGGTCGCCCTGTTCGGCCCGCACGTCGTGCTGCTGGAGCTGGCCGGGGAGGGCAAGGCCGGGCTCGAGCTGGCGGCGCGCATCCGCACCCTGTGGCCGGGCGTCGGGCTGGTCCTGCTGACCGAGCCGGGCCGCCTCGACCAGCGCCTGGCGGGCTACGCCCTGGGGGCGGACCACTGCCTGGGCCGCGCCGTGGCGGAAGACGAACTGCTGTCGGCCATGGAAGCGCTGATGCGTCGCCTCGGCATGCAGGCCGCACCGCTGGGCGATTGCTGGGTGATCGATGCACGTGAGCAGGTGCTCAGCGCGCCGGATGGCCAGCAACTGGAGCTGAGCCGCAAGGAATGCCGGATCCTGGGGCTGCTGCGTGAAGCGCCGGAGCAGACCGCCAACCGCCGCGTGCTGGCCGAAGGGCTGGGCGAGGATTACCTGACCTATGACGAGCGCCGCCTGGAGGCCATCGTCAGCCGCCTGCGGCGCAAGATCGCCGGGCTCGACGGGGCGCCAGCGCCCATCCGTTCGCTGCGCAACCAGGGGTATGCGTTCATCGGTCGCCTGCTCTGCGCGGGCTGA
- a CDS encoding RNA polymerase sigma factor has product MSKPSPFLALYLREQNRLLQLIRRIVGDRSTAEDLAQDTFLRLWDRELGDGDRSLLFRTAQNLALDHLRARQVRSRHAREQAEDEGDGLDLQQQAEAHQELEHLLRRLQGLPRRCQQVFLLSRLDGLSYASIAERLGVSLSTVEKDIIRVLQHCQRTED; this is encoded by the coding sequence ATGAGCAAGCCGTCGCCCTTCCTGGCCCTCTACCTGCGTGAGCAGAACCGGCTGCTGCAGCTGATCCGGCGCATCGTCGGCGATCGCAGCACGGCGGAAGACCTGGCCCAGGACACCTTCCTGCGGCTCTGGGACCGGGAGCTGGGCGACGGTGACCGCAGCCTGCTGTTCCGCACGGCGCAGAACCTTGCCCTGGACCACCTGCGGGCGCGCCAGGTGCGCAGCCGCCATGCCCGCGAACAGGCGGAGGACGAAGGCGACGGCCTCGACCTGCAGCAGCAGGCCGAAGCGCACCAGGAACTCGAACACCTGCTGCGCCGCCTGCAAGGCCTGCCCCGCCGTTGCCAGCAGGTCTTTCTTCTCAGTCGCCTGGATGGCCTCTCCTATGCGAGCATCGCCGAACGGCTCGGGGTTTCCCTGAGCACGGTGGAGAAGGACATCATCCGCGTCCTCCAACATTGCCAGCGCACTGAGGACTGA